The Streptomyces rubrogriseus genomic sequence GGCTCGCGCTTCGACCTCCGCTCCGGCAAGCCCGACAGTCTGCCGGCGACGCGCCCCGTCCCCGTATACCCCGTAAAGATCGAAGGGGACGACGTGCTCGTCTCCCTCACCCAGGAGTCCTGAGGCACCCATGGCAACGCTTGAAATCCGAGACCTGCACGTCACCGTCGAGGCCGACAACGCCACGAAGGAGATCCTCAAGGGCGTCGACCTCACCGTGAAGCAGGGCGAGACGCACGCCATCATGGGCCCCAACGGCTCCGGCAAGTCGACCCTCGCCTACTCCCTCGCGGGTCACCCGAAGTACACGATCACCGGCGGCACCGTCACCCTCGACGGCGAGGACGTCCTGGAGATGTCCGTCGACGAGCGCGCCCGCGCCGGCCTCTTCCTCGCCATGCAGTACCCGGTCGAGGTCCCCGGCGTCTCGGTCTCCAACTTCCTGCGCACCTCCGCCACCGCCGTCCGCGGCGAGGCCCCCAAGCTGCGGCACTGGGTCAAGGAGGTCAAGGAGGCCATGGAGCGCCTCAACATGGACCCCGCCTTCGCCGAGCGCAACGTCAACGAGGGCTTCTCCGGCGGTGAGAAGAAGCGCCACGAGATCCTCCAGCTGGAGCTGCTCAAGCCGAAGGTCGCCATCCTCGACGAGACCGACTCCGGCCTGGACGTCGACGCCCTGCGCGTCGTCTCCGAGGGCGTCAACCGCGTCCGCGAGACCGGCGAGGTCGGCACCCTGCTGATCACGCACTACACGCGCATCCTGCGCTACATCAAGCCCGACCACGTCCACGTCTTCGCCAACGGCCGCATCGCCGAGTCCGGCGGGGCCGAGCTGGCCGACAAGCTGGAGGCCGAGGGCTACGAGGCATACACGAAGGGCGGCGCATCCGAGTGACACAGCTGCCGGGCCTCCTCGACACAGAGGCGATCCGCAAGGACTTCCCCATCCTGGACCGCCAGGTCCACGACGGGCACAAGCTCGTGTACCTGGACAACGCGGCGACCAGCCAGAAGCCGCGGCAGGTGCTGGACGCGCTCAGCGAGTACTACGAGCGCTACAACGCCAACGTCCACCGCGGCGTGCACGTCCTCGCCGAGGAGGCCACGGCGCTGTACGAGGGCGCGCGTGACAAGGTCGCGGAGTTCGTCAACGCGCCCTCGCGCGACGAGGTGATCTTCACCAAGAACGCCTCGGAGTCCCTCAACCTGGTCGCGAACATGCTGGGCTGGGCCGACGACCCCTACCGCGTGGACCACGAGACCGAGATCGTCATCACGGAGATGGAGCACCACTCCAACATCGTGCCGTGGCAGCTGCTGGCGCAGCGCACCGGTGCGAAGCTCCGCTGGTTCGGCCTCACCGACGACGGCCGCCTGGACCTGTCCAACATCGACGAGGTCATCACCGAGAAGACGAAGATCGTCTCCTTCGTGCTGGTCTCCAACATCCTGGGCACCCAGAACCCGGTCGAGGCGATCGTGCGCCGGGCCCAGGAGGTCGGCGCGCTGGTCTGCATCGACGCCTCCCAGGCCGCGCCGCACATGCCGCTGGACGTACAGGCCCTCCAGGCCGACTTCGTGGCCTTCACCGGCCACAAGATGTGCGGCCCGACCGGCATCGGCGTCCTGTGGGGCCGCCAGGAACTGCTCGAGGACCTCCCGCCGTTCCTCGGCGGCGGCGAGATGATCGAGACCGTCTCGATGCACTCCTCCACCTACGCCCCGGCCCCGCACAAGTTCGAGGCGGGCACGCCCCCGGTCGCCCAGGCGGTCGGTCTCGGCGCGGCGATCGACTACCTCAACTCGATCGGCATGGACAAGATCCTCGCCCACGAGCACGCGCTGACCGAGTACGCGGTCAAGCGCCTGCTGGAGGTCCCGGACCTGCGCATCATCGGCCCCACCACGGCCGAGGAGCGCGGCGCGGCGATCTCCTTCACGCTGGGGGACATCCACCCGCACGACGTGGGCCAGGTCCTCGACGAGCAGGGCATCGCGGTCCGGGTCGGCCACCACTGCGCCCGCCCCGTCTGCCTGCGCTACGGAATTCCTGCGACCACGCGAGCGTCGTTCTATCTGTACTCCACGCCGGCCGAGATCGACGCACTGGTCGACGGCCTGGAGCACGTACGGAACTTCTTCGGCTGACGGGACGAGCGAAGAGCATGAAGCTGGACTCCATGTACCAGGAAGTCATCCTGGACCACTACAAGAACCCGCACGGGCGGGGCTTGCGGGATGGCGACGCCGAGGTCCACCACGTCAACCCCACCTGCGGGGACGAGATCACGCTCCGCGTGAAGTACGACGGCACGACGATCAGCGACGTCAGCTACGAGGGCCAGGGCTGCTCCATCAGCCAGGCGAGCGCCTCCGTGCTGAACGACCTGCTGGTCGGCAAGGACCTCGCCCAGGCGCAGCGGATCCAGGAGACCTTCCTGGAGCTGATGCAGTCCAAGGGCAGGATCGAGCCCGACGACGCGATGGAGGAGGTCCTGGAGGACGCGGTCGCGTTCGCCGGGGTCTCGAAGTACCCGGCCCGGGTCAAGTGCGCCCTGCTGAGCTGGATGGCCTGGAAGGACGCGACCGCCCAGGCGCTGGACGGCGCCGACGCCGAGAAGGAGACGACGGCATGAGCGAGACCCTGGAGATGAAGCCGGCCTCGGAGGAGGAGCTCCGCGAGGCCCTGATGGACGTCGTGGACCCCGAGCTGGGCATCGACGTCGTCAACCTCGGCCTGATCTACGGCATCCACGTCGACGACGCGAACATCGCCACCGTCGACATGACCCTGACGTCGGCGGCCTGTCCGCTGACCGACGTGATCGAGGACCAGGCCAAGTCCGCCACGGACGGCCTGGTCAGCGAGCTGCGCATCAACTGGGTCTGGATGCCGCCGTGGGGCCCCGACAAGATCACGGACGACGGCCGCGAGCAGCTGCGCGCGCTGGGGTTCAACGTCTGAGCCACACCGCACCGGCAGCACGGTTTCGGAGAACGGCGGCACCTTCGGGTGCCGCCGTTTCTCGTGTTCGCACCCGCCCTCATCCATCGTTATGTACGCTCGTACACATGGGATATCTGCTCCTGGCCGGAGCCATCGCCGCCGAGGTCGCCGGCACCACCGCCATGAAGTACAGCGAGGGTTTCAGCAGGCTGGTGCCGTCCCTGCTGACGGCCCTCGCGTACGTCCTCTCCTTCGCGCTCCTCGCCCAGACCCTGAAGATCCTCGCCGTCGGCACGGCGTACGCGATCTGGGCCGGAGTGGGCACGGCGGCCATCGCCACCATCGGCGTGGCCTTCATGGGTGAGGGGATGACCCTCACCAAGGCCGCCGGCATCGCGCTGATCATCATCGGCGTCGTCGTCCTCAACCTCGGCGGAGCGCACTGATGCCCCGCCGCCACGACCCGGAGCGCCGCCAGCGCATCATCGACGCGGCGATCAGGGTCGTCGGACAGAAGGGCATCGCCGGCCTCAGCCACCGCACCGTCGCCGCCGAGGCGGACGTGCCGCTCGGCTCCACGACGTACCACTTCGCGACCCTCGACGACCTCATGGTGGCCGCCCTGCGCCAGGCCAACGAGGGCTTCGCCAGGGTCGTCGCGGCGCACCCCGCCCTGTCCGACCCCGAGGCCGACCTGCCCGGCGAACTCGCCCGCGTCCTCGGCGAGTGGCTGGGCGGCGACCGCACCGGCGTGGAGCTGGAGTACGAGCTGTACCTCGCCGCCCTGCGCCGCCCCGCCCTGCGCCCGGTCGCCGCCAAGTGGGCCGAGGGCGTGGGCGCCCTGCTCGCCGCCCGCACCGACCCCACGACCGCCCGCGCCCTGGTCGCCGTCCTCGACGGAATCTGCCTCCAGGTCCTGCTGACGGACACGCCGTACGACGAGGAGTACGCCCGGGAGGTGCTGACCCGGCTGATCCCCGCGCCCGCCACCCGAGACGGCCGCGGGCCCGGCTCGCTTCCACCGGCGACGGCCGGTTAGGTTGCCCTCATGACCGACACGACTGCTCCCCGCACCACCGGCGCCGTGGCCGCCGGCCTCGCCACGATCGCCGCCGACGGCACCGTCCTCGACACCTGGTTCCCGGCCCCCGAACTGTCCGACGAGCCCGGCCCCTCCGGCACCGAGCGCCTCACCGCCGAGCAGGCCGCCGAACTCCTGGGCGGCGGCGCGACCGCCGCGGTCGGTCCGGACGCCCGCCGCGGCGTCGAGGTGGTCGCGGTCCGCACGGTCATCTCCTCGCTGGACGAGAAGCCGGTCGACACGCACGACGTCTACCTGCGCCTGCACCTGCTCTCGCACCGCCTGGTCAAGCCGCACGGCCAGAGCCTGGACGGCATCTTCGCCCACCTCGCCAACGTCGCCTGGACCTCGCTGGGCCCGGTGGCCGTCGACGACATCGAGAAGGTCCGCCTCAACGCCCGCGCCGAGGGCCTGCACCTCCAGGTCACCTCGATCGACAAGTTCCCGCGCATGACGGACTACGTCGCCCCCAAGGGCGTCCGCATCGCCGACGCCGACCGCGTGCGGCTCGGCGCCCACCTGGCCGAGGGCACCACGGTCATGCACGAGGGCTTCGTCAACTTCAACGCCGGCACGCTGGGCACCTCGATGGTCGAGGGCCGCATCTCCGCGGGCGTCGTCGTCGGCGACGGCTCCGACATCGGCGGCGGCGCCTCCACCATGGGCACCCTCTCCGGCGGCGGCAACGTCCGCATCGTCATCGGCGAGCGCTGCCTGGTCGGCGCCGAGGCGGGCGTCGGCATCGCGCTGGGCGACGAGTGCGTGGTCGAGGCCGGCCTCTACGTCACCGCGGGCACCCGCGTCACGATGCCCGACGGCCAGGTCGTCAAGGCCCGCGAACTCTCCGGCGCCTCCAACATCCTCTTCCGCCGCAACTCGGTCACCGGCACGGTCGAGGCCCGCCCGAACAACGCGGTCTGGGGCGGCCTGAACGAGGTCCTGCACAGCCACAACTGAGCCCGCGCAGGCTCGCCGAGCGCCCTCTGCCGCCGTTTGCGGGGAGGGCGCTCAGGCGTCTGCGGGGGAGGGTTTCGCGGTGGCGTCCTCCTGTTGGCGGCGCACGATCTCCGTGATCCAGGCGGGGGCGTACGGGGAGGTGCAGCCCGGGGGAGTCGGGTAGTCCTTCAGGACGCCCAGGCGTTCGCCGATGGCGAGGGCGCGGGGGCGGTGTTCGGGGTGGTCGATGCCGATCCGGGCCAGGCAGTGGTTCATCGCCCACTGGAGGCGGTCCGGGGCGTCGCTCATCTCCGACTCGACGGTGTCCAGCAGGGCCGGGAGGTCGAGACCCGCCGGGTTCCTCGTCACGCGTTCCGTGGTCAGCGCCCAGCCGGCGCTCGCGACCACCGGGTCCGGGTCGGCGGTCCAGGCCACGCGCAGTTCCTCGGCGTGCGGGTTCTTCTTCACCACGTAGGCGACGAGCCAGTCGTGCACCTTCGGAGTGCGGGCCTCGCGGAGCATGGTGTCCAGTTCGTCGCGGTGCAAGGCCTTGGGGCGGCAGATCAGGAGGCTCAGCAGCCGCGCGGCGGTGTCGTCCGTCGCCCACAGGCGGCGTGCCAGGTCCGGCTGCGTCTTCAGGCGCTTCGCGATCGCGCGCAGCCTGGTGAGGTTCACCCCGTGGTCGTCGCCGTGCTTCTCGTTCACCGCCCGGATCCGCGGATCCTCGAGCGCGGCCAGCTCGGCCGTCACCTCGGCCACCGTGGGCCCGGTCGGCGTCCTGCCCGGCGTCTTCTCCGGCACCTCGGCCCCTCCTGTCGGCCCGTGTCGCCCTCTGTCGGTCATCTGCGGAGGCCCAGCCTACGGCGCTCGGGCACATCTCGTAGTGGTCGCCCCACCAGCGGCGGCCCTTGGTGTCCCAGGGCCGGAGTCCGCCCGGGACGATCCGGGTCACGTAGCGTCTTCTGCTCGTCGCGGGCACCGTAACCCGCACGTACGGATGACTGCCCGTGACTTGTCGGTGGTCTTGGCGGATGAACGGGTGGACGCAGTGTCCGATCAGACGCCGATCCGACGAGAAGAGGAACTGGGATGACGCCTGGGACGAGGAACGAGCGGGTGGGGGCCGCGGCGCGCCTGCTGGCCGGGGCGGGGGCCGCGGTGCTGGTGTGCTGCGGGTCGGTGTGGGCCGCGGGGGCCGCGCACGCCGACGAGACGACGACCGGTTCGCACAACGGCCCCCGGGTGGGGCTCCTCAACGTCCACGTCGGGCAGATCGACGACCCGGCGGAGGACGTACTGGAGCACACCCTGCTGTTCGGCGACGGCTACGCCTGGGACTGAGAGGCGTCGGCGGCCAGTTCTCCGTAGGCCGCCAGCAGGCCGGCGGTGGTCTCCGGGTCCGCGGACCGCAGCGGTGCGCGGACCGGGCCCGCCGGCAGGCCCAGCGCGCCGAGGAGGGCCTTGGCGGTGACCGTGCCGGGCAGGCCGGCCGCCATCATCGACTCGACGAGCGGGACCGCCCGCCGCTGGAGCAGGGCGGCCCGGCCGGTGTCGCCCGCGTCGAAGGCGTCGAGGACGGCCCGGAACAGCTCCGGCACGACGTTGGCGACGGTGCTGACGTACCCCGCCGCTCCGATCGCGTAGAGGGCGAGGACCTGTTCGTCGCAGCCCGCGTAGTAGGCCAGACCGGTGCGGGACAGCACCTTCTGGGTGCCGAGGAGGTCGTAGGCGCAGTCCTTGACGGCGACGATCCGCGGGTGCGCGGCGAGCCGGACGACGGTGTCGGGTTCGATACGGGTGCCGGTGCGGCCCGGGATGTCGTACAGCATCACGGGCAGGCCGCTCGCGTCGGCGACCTCGCGGAAGTGCGCCTCCAGGGCGTCCTGCGGCGGCCTGCTGTAGTACGGCGCGACCACCAGCAGTCCGTCCGCGCCGGCCTTCTCCGCGGCCAGGGCCAGTTCCACGGTGTGCCGGGTGTCCGCGGTGCCCACCCCGGCGACGAGTGCCGCGCGGTTCCCGACCGCCTCCCTGACCGCCGTCACCAGCGCCGCCTTCTCGGCGTCCGTGGTGGTCGGCGACTCGCCCGTGGTGCCGGACAGCACCAGGCCGTCACAGCCCCGCGAGACCAGCCGGTCGGCGAGCCGCTGGGCGCCGTCGAGGTCGAGAGCGCCGGACCCGGTGAAGGGCGTGACCATGGCGCACAGGCTGCGGCCGAAGGGTGCGGAGTCGTCGTCTGTCGTCATGGAAGTAGTGTCGGCGGCCGGACAGTGTAGCTCCACTTAATTCTGCTACGAGGTATGTGTAATGAATGCTTCAGGGTGAGGGAAGCGGTCCGGGGACTGGGGCGGCGCGGGTACCGGCAGGGGTAGCGCCGTTCGGCCCGGGGTACCCGGGGTGCTCCGAACCGAGAGGAGGCGGGAACACCGTGACCGGAACCACGCACACCAGGCCGGTGCGCGACGAGCAGCACTCCGTGGGCGAGCTCGTCGGGCAGGCCACCGAACAGCTCTCCCGGCTCGTGCGCCAGGAAGTGGCCCTCGCCAAGATGGAACTGGCCGAGAAGGGCAAGCGCGCCGGGCGCGGCGGCGGAATGCTCGGTGCCGCGGGCGCCATCGCCTACGTGGGCCTGTTCGCCCTGGCCGGCACGGCCACCGCCGCGCTCTCGCTGGTACTGCCCGTCTGGGCCGCGGCGCTCATCGTGACGGCGGCGCTCTTCGTGATCGCCGGCGTACTGGCCATGACCGGTCGCGCCCAGCTCCGCCGGGCCGTGCCACCCAAGCCCGAGGAGACCCTCGGCAGCGTCAGGGCCGACGTGGACCAGATCAGGGAAAGGGCACATCGATGACCGACGCGACGAGCCGGGACGGTTCGAGGAGCGGCTCCACCGAGCAGCCGGTCGGCGGCGCCAAGGGCCCCGACGAGCTGCGGAGGCAGATCGAACAGACCCGCGGCCAGCTCGGCGACACCGTGGAGGAGCTGGCGGGCAAGGCCGACGTGAAGGGCCGCGCCAAGGCCCGGGCCGCCGACCTGAAGGACAAGGCGGGCGCGATGAGCGTCCAGTTGCGCAGCTCCGCCGCGCACGCCGGGCACACCGTGCACGACAAGGCGGGCCGGGCCGGGCACACCGCGCACGACAAGGCGGGCCGGACCAAGGACGCCGCGGAGCGGCACGCGCGGCCCGGGCGGGCGCGCGGTGCGGTGCGGGCGGGCCTCGGGCACCCGCGGGCCGTGCTGGCCGCAGGGGCGGCGGCCGGCGTGGTGGTCGCGGCGAGCCTCGTGCGGCGCCGGCAGCACGGGCACTGCTGAGCGCACGCGCGGGAACGGCACGTGGGCGAGGGGCTCTGGACGGGGCCCCTCGCCCATGTGCCGTTCCACCGGTGCCGGAAGGGGCTTGACCTCAACCATGGTCGAGGTCGGAGGGTGGTGCGTGCACCCGACGGAAACCGATCACTGGAGGCCGGCATGACCCGCCGCACCGACGCCCACCCCGACCTGGCCCGCCCCGACGCCCTGGCGCCCTTCTTCAGCACCTGGCGGGTCGGCACCCCCGAGCGGCAACGGCAGACCGTCGACGCCATCGCCCGTACCTGGGAGAGCCGGCCCTGGCCCGCCGAAGACCTGCGCGGCTACCACGTCTACACGGGGCACGACGGCAGCACACTGCTGCACCACTCCCAGTGGGCGAGCGAGCAGGCGTACGAAGCCTTCGTCAAGACCCACCGGCAGGAGCGCGTCGACGAGATCGACACCGCCGTGCCGGGCATCGAACGGCTGGGACTCGGCAGGTACCGGCGCTACCGCAGCACGCGGCGCGAGGACCCGGCGGCCGCCGTCGTCCCCGGCTGCGTCGTGATCGTCGACGTCGAGTTCGAGGGACCCGACCCCGACCGTCAGCGCGCCTGGGTGGACGCCGTCTTCGAGGCCCTGGAGAGCGAGCCGAGCCCGCGCCCCGGTGGCATCTCCGCCCACTTCCACCTCAGCACCGACGGCACCCGCGTCCTCAACTACGCCGAGTGGGAGAGTGCCCAGGCCCACCGCGACGCCCTCGCCGCACCCGGGGACGGTGTCGGCTCTTCGACACCTCAGTGGGAGCGGGTGCAGACCTGGCCGGGCCTGAAGAGCAGCACGGTCAGCCGCTACGACCACGTGCTGGGCCTCGTGCCCCGCTGAAGCCGCCGAACCCGCCCCCACCGTCGGCCGGTTACGGACGGAAACGCAGCACCTGCGGGTCGTGGTCGCTGATCTGGTCGTGGAACTCGGAGTTGACGTGCACGCTGTCGTAGGACAGGTGTCCGGCGCGGCGCACCGACGGGCTGACCAGGATCTGGTCCAGGACCTGGCTGTTGCCCTGGTAGACGTACGAGTAACGCTCGCTCCTCGGCAGCGACTTCACCGCCGACCACAGGGCGCCGTCGTCCTCCAGGACGCGGGCGGTCCCGGAGAACTCGAAGTCGTTGATGTCGCCGAGCGCGACGACGTCCGCGTTCTTCTGGGCGGCCAGGATCTCCTTGACGAAGGTGTTCACCACCTTCGCCTGGGCGTGGCGCTGGGTCTCCGAGCTGCGCGACGGCGGCTGGTACTGCGCCGTCAGACCCTGGTCGCCGCCCTTGGAGTTGAAGTGGTTGGCGATGACGAAGACCGTCCGGCCGCGGAAGACGAACTCGCCCGCCAGCGGCTTGCGGCTGTCCTCCCAGGCCGGGTTCGCCGGGTCGACCCGCCCGGGGGAGAGGGTCAGCGCCGCCTTGCCGCGCGCCTTGCGCACCCCGGTCGCGGTGGTGGCGTCGCCGCCCGCGCGGTCGGTGAAGGAGACCCGCTCCGGGTTGAACAGGAACGCCTGGCGGATGTTGCCGCCGGGCTGGCCGCCGTCCGCCTTGTCCACCGGGTCGATGCCCCGCCACTCGTAGCGCGGGCCGCCGGCCGCGACGATCGCGTCGATCAGCTTCCCGACCGTCGCGTCGGCCGCCACGGTGCCGTCGTCCGTGGCGCCGTTGTTGTCCTGGATCTCCTCCAGCGACACGATGTCGGGCGACTTCAGGTTGTGCACGATCGTTTCGGCGTGCGCGGTGAAGGTGTCGTCCGACGGGTCGAGGTTCTCGACGTTGTACGTCGCCACCGCCAGCTCGCGCGCGCTCTGCCGGCGCGTCGACTCGCGCTCGGTGTCGCCGCTCTCCAGGGCGCCGATCTCGCTCGCGACCAGGGTGTAGCCGCCGTACTGGTTGTAGTCCAGTGGACCGGCGGTGGTACCGGCGAGCGTGTCGCCCACGTCGGCGACGGGGAAGTCGGCCGGCTTGCCCAGCGACTGGATCTGCAGCCGGC encodes the following:
- the sufC gene encoding Fe-S cluster assembly ATPase SufC, which translates into the protein MATLEIRDLHVTVEADNATKEILKGVDLTVKQGETHAIMGPNGSGKSTLAYSLAGHPKYTITGGTVTLDGEDVLEMSVDERARAGLFLAMQYPVEVPGVSVSNFLRTSATAVRGEAPKLRHWVKEVKEAMERLNMDPAFAERNVNEGFSGGEKKRHEILQLELLKPKVAILDETDSGLDVDALRVVSEGVNRVRETGEVGTLLITHYTRILRYIKPDHVHVFANGRIAESGGAELADKLEAEGYEAYTKGGASE
- a CDS encoding cysteine desulfurase, producing the protein MTQLPGLLDTEAIRKDFPILDRQVHDGHKLVYLDNAATSQKPRQVLDALSEYYERYNANVHRGVHVLAEEATALYEGARDKVAEFVNAPSRDEVIFTKNASESLNLVANMLGWADDPYRVDHETEIVITEMEHHSNIVPWQLLAQRTGAKLRWFGLTDDGRLDLSNIDEVITEKTKIVSFVLVSNILGTQNPVEAIVRRAQEVGALVCIDASQAAPHMPLDVQALQADFVAFTGHKMCGPTGIGVLWGRQELLEDLPPFLGGGEMIETVSMHSSTYAPAPHKFEAGTPPVAQAVGLGAAIDYLNSIGMDKILAHEHALTEYAVKRLLEVPDLRIIGPTTAEERGAAISFTLGDIHPHDVGQVLDEQGIAVRVGHHCARPVCLRYGIPATTRASFYLYSTPAEIDALVDGLEHVRNFFG
- the sufU gene encoding Fe-S cluster assembly sulfur transfer protein SufU, translated to MKLDSMYQEVILDHYKNPHGRGLRDGDAEVHHVNPTCGDEITLRVKYDGTTISDVSYEGQGCSISQASASVLNDLLVGKDLAQAQRIQETFLELMQSKGRIEPDDAMEEVLEDAVAFAGVSKYPARVKCALLSWMAWKDATAQALDGADAEKETTA
- a CDS encoding metal-sulfur cluster assembly factor, whose product is MSETLEMKPASEEELREALMDVVDPELGIDVVNLGLIYGIHVDDANIATVDMTLTSAACPLTDVIEDQAKSATDGLVSELRINWVWMPPWGPDKITDDGREQLRALGFNV
- a CDS encoding DMT family transporter — its product is MGYLLLAGAIAAEVAGTTAMKYSEGFSRLVPSLLTALAYVLSFALLAQTLKILAVGTAYAIWAGVGTAAIATIGVAFMGEGMTLTKAAGIALIIIGVVVLNLGGAH
- a CDS encoding TetR/AcrR family transcriptional regulator, whose translation is MPRRHDPERRQRIIDAAIRVVGQKGIAGLSHRTVAAEADVPLGSTTYHFATLDDLMVAALRQANEGFARVVAAHPALSDPEADLPGELARVLGEWLGGDRTGVELEYELYLAALRRPALRPVAAKWAEGVGALLAARTDPTTARALVAVLDGICLQVLLTDTPYDEEYAREVLTRLIPAPATRDGRGPGSLPPATAG
- the dapD gene encoding 2,3,4,5-tetrahydropyridine-2,6-dicarboxylate N-succinyltransferase, with the protein product MTDTTAPRTTGAVAAGLATIAADGTVLDTWFPAPELSDEPGPSGTERLTAEQAAELLGGGATAAVGPDARRGVEVVAVRTVISSLDEKPVDTHDVYLRLHLLSHRLVKPHGQSLDGIFAHLANVAWTSLGPVAVDDIEKVRLNARAEGLHLQVTSIDKFPRMTDYVAPKGVRIADADRVRLGAHLAEGTTVMHEGFVNFNAGTLGTSMVEGRISAGVVVGDGSDIGGGASTMGTLSGGGNVRIVIGERCLVGAEAGVGIALGDECVVEAGLYVTAGTRVTMPDGQVVKARELSGASNILFRRNSVTGTVEARPNNAVWGGLNEVLHSHN
- a CDS encoding DNA alkylation repair protein, which produces MPEKTPGRTPTGPTVAEVTAELAALEDPRIRAVNEKHGDDHGVNLTRLRAIAKRLKTQPDLARRLWATDDTAARLLSLLICRPKALHRDELDTMLREARTPKVHDWLVAYVVKKNPHAEELRVAWTADPDPVVASAGWALTTERVTRNPAGLDLPALLDTVESEMSDAPDRLQWAMNHCLARIGIDHPEHRPRALAIGERLGVLKDYPTPPGCTSPYAPAWITEIVRRQQEDATAKPSPADA
- the dapA gene encoding 4-hydroxy-tetrahydrodipicolinate synthase, whose product is MTTDDDSAPFGRSLCAMVTPFTGSGALDLDGAQRLADRLVSRGCDGLVLSGTTGESPTTTDAEKAALVTAVREAVGNRAALVAGVGTADTRHTVELALAAEKAGADGLLVVAPYYSRPPQDALEAHFREVADASGLPVMLYDIPGRTGTRIEPDTVVRLAAHPRIVAVKDCAYDLLGTQKVLSRTGLAYYAGCDEQVLALYAIGAAGYVSTVANVVPELFRAVLDAFDAGDTGRAALLQRRAVPLVESMMAAGLPGTVTAKALLGALGLPAGPVRAPLRSADPETTAGLLAAYGELAADASQSQA
- a CDS encoding phage holin family protein, with the protein product MTGTTHTRPVRDEQHSVGELVGQATEQLSRLVRQEVALAKMELAEKGKRAGRGGGMLGAAGAIAYVGLFALAGTATAALSLVLPVWAAALIVTAALFVIAGVLAMTGRAQLRRAVPPKPEETLGSVRADVDQIRERAHR
- a CDS encoding DUF3618 domain-containing protein: MTDATSRDGSRSGSTEQPVGGAKGPDELRRQIEQTRGQLGDTVEELAGKADVKGRAKARAADLKDKAGAMSVQLRSSAAHAGHTVHDKAGRAGHTAHDKAGRTKDAAERHARPGRARGAVRAGLGHPRAVLAAGAAAGVVVAASLVRRRQHGHC
- a CDS encoding antibiotic biosynthesis monooxygenase produces the protein MTRRTDAHPDLARPDALAPFFSTWRVGTPERQRQTVDAIARTWESRPWPAEDLRGYHVYTGHDGSTLLHHSQWASEQAYEAFVKTHRQERVDEIDTAVPGIERLGLGRYRRYRSTRREDPAAAVVPGCVVIVDVEFEGPDPDRQRAWVDAVFEALESEPSPRPGGISAHFHLSTDGTRVLNYAEWESAQAHRDALAAPGDGVGSSTPQWERVQTWPGLKSSTVSRYDHVLGLVPR
- a CDS encoding endonuclease/exonuclease/phosphatase family protein, with protein sequence MASKSFARLAALTVATVCSAASTVVLTVPAHAASAAAGPVRIHDVQGSTRLSPYAGEQVTDVAGIVTGVRGYGSSKGFWMQDPLPDADPATSEGVFVFTNRAPEVAVGDAVTVSGTVSEYVPGGTSSGNQSLTEITRPTVTVVSGGNAIPAATTVSARSVPRAYAPEGDGAANGSVNGLALRPRTYALDYYESLEGMNVRVADARVVGASDPYTELWVTVKPWENPNRRGGTVYGSYDDQNTGRLQIQSLGKPADFPVADVGDTLAGTTAGPLDYNQYGGYTLVASEIGALESGDTERESTRRQSARELAVATYNVENLDPSDDTFTAHAETIVHNLKSPDIVSLEEIQDNNGATDDGTVAADATVGKLIDAIVAAGGPRYEWRGIDPVDKADGGQPGGNIRQAFLFNPERVSFTDRAGGDATTATGVRKARGKAALTLSPGRVDPANPAWEDSRKPLAGEFVFRGRTVFVIANHFNSKGGDQGLTAQYQPPSRSSETQRHAQAKVVNTFVKEILAAQKNADVVALGDINDFEFSGTARVLEDDGALWSAVKSLPRSERYSYVYQGNSQVLDQILVSPSVRRAGHLSYDSVHVNSEFHDQISDHDPQVLRFRP